A window from Nothobranchius furzeri strain GRZ-AD chromosome 17, NfurGRZ-RIMD1, whole genome shotgun sequence encodes these proteins:
- the rsrc2 gene encoding arginine/serine-rich coiled-coil protein 2, which translates to MSASDDSAAGSPARHRKKHSMESSRSPRTSKHHHSRSRSRSRDRKRDRKYRRSRSRSKEARKRDTAKLSKFHRKTVDLLEQERHSAENGDERSRRKERKTSRGRSLSRSHSRERRHHSKSREQRRSRSRSREQKKKARSRSGSRTKHRHRSRSRSKSRERKKRVEKVHKKSGSRSVSPLIFRGRNTAMDAQEALARRLERAKKLQEQKEKEMLEKQQQQQQEIAAAVAAPIAAAAAAAATSNPALNVAALLATGTQVTPQIAMAAQMAALQAKTLAETGIAVPSFYNPSAVNPMKFAEQEKKRKKLWQGKKEGEKSQTTELWEKLNFGNKDQNVKFRKLMGIKGDEDETEASKPLNDEGIKTLQKQEEMFRNLDVQYEMARSQTHTQRGMGLGFSTSFSRGMDSV; encoded by the exons ATGTCA GCCAGTGACGACTCTGCTGCAGGCTCTCCAGCTCGTCACAGAAAAAAACACAGCATGGAGTCATCTAGATCTCCCAGAACATCCAAACACCACCATTCACGGTCAAGATCACGCTCCAGGGACCGAAAAC GTGACAGAAAATACAGACGAAGTCGCAGCAGGAGCAAAGAG GCACGAAAGAGGGACACTGCGAAGCTGTCGAAATTTCACAGAAAAACAGTGGATTTGCTAGAGCAGGAGAGACATTCAGCTGAGAATGGGGACGAGCGATCCAGACGCAAGGAGAGGAAGACGTCAAGGGGGCGAAGCTTGTCCAGGTCACACTCTAGAGAGAG GCGGCACCACAGCAAAAGTAGGGAACAACGGCGGTCACGATCGCGCAGCAGGGAGCAGAAGAAGAAGGCTAGATCGCGTTCAGGTTCAAGGACCAAACACCGTCATCGTAGCAGAAGCCGTAGCAAGAGCAG GGAGCGAAAGAAGAGGGTTGAGAAAGTGCACAAAAAGAGTGGAAGTAGGTCTGTTAGTCCCCTGATCTTTCGTGGTCGGAACACAGCTATGGACGCACAAGAGGCTTTAGCCAGAAG GCTGGAGAGAGCTAAGAAGCTACAGGAACAGAAAGAAAAGGAAATGCTtgagaaacagcagcagcaacagcaggaaATAGCTGCAG CTGTTGCTGCCCCTatagcagcagcagctgctgcagcGGCCACCTCAAACCCTGCCCTCAACGTTGCAGCCCTTCTAGCCACTGGAACACAAGTCACACCTCAGATTGCTATGGCTGCACAGATGGCTGCCCTTCAAGCCAAAACCCTGGCAGAGACGGGCATCGCGGTGCCGAGCTTCTATAACCCGTCTGCTGTGAATCCCATGAAGTTTGCAGAGCAGGAGAAAAAGAGGAAAAAGCTATGGCAGGGCAAGAAGGAAGGG GAAAAGTCACAAACAACAGAGTTGTGGGAGAAGCTCAACTTTGGAAACAAAGACCAAAATGTAAAATTTAGAAAACTCATGGGTATTAAG GGAGATGAAGATGAGACAGAAGCTTCCAAACCACTAAATGATGAAGGCATAAAGACTCTTCAGAAGCAAGAAGAGATGTTTAGGAACCTTGATGTACAGTATGAGATGGCTCGATCTCAGACACACACCCAGAGAGGAATGGGTCTCGGCTTTTCCACCTCTTTCTCTCGTGGAATGGATTCTGTCTAG
- the si:ch211-110p13.9 gene encoding uncharacterized protein si:ch211-110p13.9 isoform X2 yields the protein MSSRSVTHLALPQWDGGSRKIRFIYLGTVTPLYLGADLLSNTDIRTENHPRYHARFAKKGLATKINFSSAFRFQGLKVPAANNSLWFYSIQGLFRVAFEMFSKQDQLAVLENFQEVWKSQINESPLKMTYSLSVQLDCLLSADVSDESKSGMPGHHYQADGDMVHVCDGGTVDTSADHDYCSSSRHGLQTEQSQMIVDALTEKLHSLEDQLSSPSESCAERLETVLLLLTSVDQYMKGNLKEEDATETVLALLKAEDWVKDSVYSSYLLTCVGRWLGQQFHAANSSISQRVEGFKVQHIERISDLPPAEELTAELFPEAMQTLLLHWMGFCEEATLEKRHSEYPILLLILEFANHNLITGVAHVLYSSLICK from the exons ATGTCGAGCCGCTCGGTAACCCACTTAGCCTTACCGCAGTGGGATGGTGGTTCTAGGAAAATTCGTTTTATTTACCTG GGCACAGTAACTCCGCTTTACTTGGGAGCTGATCTCCTCTCTAACACAGATATCCGAACAGAAAACCATCCCAGATACCATGCCAGGTTTGCCAAAAAAGGGCTCGCCACAAAAATAAATTTTTCCTCAG CATTCAGGTTCCAGGGGTTGAAGGTGCCTGCTGCTAATAACAGTCTGTGGTTCTACAGCATTCAAGGACTTTTTCGAGTTGCCTTTGAAATGTTCAGTAAGCAAGATCAGCTTGCAGTGCTGGAGAACTTCCAG GAGGTCTGGAAATCACAGATAAATGAAAGCCCTCTGAAAATGACCTACAGCCTCAGTGTGCAGCTCGACTGTTTATTGTCTGCTGATGTGTCTGATGAGTCAAAGAGTGGAATGCCAGGGCATCATTACCAGGCCGACGGAGACATGGTGCATGTGTGTGATGGTGGGACAGTGGATACATCAGCAGACCATGATTATTGCTCCTCTTCAAGACATGGTTTGCAAACTGAGCAAAGCCAGATGATTGTAGATGCACTCACAGAAAAGTTGCACAGTTTGGAGGACCAGCTCTCCTCCCCATCTGAAAGTTGTGCAGAACGACTGGAAACTGTACTGTTGCTTTTGACATCTGTCGATCAATACATGAAGGGTAATCTAAAAGAAGAGGATGCAACTGAAACAGTTTTGGCCCTACTTAAGGCTGAGGACTGGGTCAAAGACTCTGTGTATTCCAGCTACCTGCTTACCTGTGTAGGGCGTTGGCTCGGCCAGCAGTTCCACGCAGCCAACAGCAGCATCAGCCAGAGAGTAGAGGGCTTCAAAGTTCAGCACATTGAGCGAATAAGTGACTTGCCGCCTGCTGAGGAACTGACTGCAGAGTTGTTCCCTGAAGCTATGCAGACACTGCTGCTTCACTGGATGGGCTTCTGTGAAGAGGCAACGCTAGAGAAGAGGCATAGCGAATACCCGATCCTGCTCCTCATTTTAGAGTTTGCAAACCATAACCTCATTACTGGTGTAGCTCATGTGTTGTACTCAAGTCTTATATGCAAGTGA
- the si:ch211-110p13.9 gene encoding uncharacterized protein si:ch211-110p13.9 isoform X1, giving the protein MSSRSVTHLALPQWDGGSRKIRFIYLVNLTSFKLTNCPNHGTVTPLYLGADLLSNTDIRTENHPRYHARFAKKGLATKINFSSAFRFQGLKVPAANNSLWFYSIQGLFRVAFEMFSKQDQLAVLENFQEVWKSQINESPLKMTYSLSVQLDCLLSADVSDESKSGMPGHHYQADGDMVHVCDGGTVDTSADHDYCSSSRHGLQTEQSQMIVDALTEKLHSLEDQLSSPSESCAERLETVLLLLTSVDQYMKGNLKEEDATETVLALLKAEDWVKDSVYSSYLLTCVGRWLGQQFHAANSSISQRVEGFKVQHIERISDLPPAEELTAELFPEAMQTLLLHWMGFCEEATLEKRHSEYPILLLILEFANHNLITGVAHVLYSSLICK; this is encoded by the exons ATGTCGAGCCGCTCGGTAACCCACTTAGCCTTACCGCAGTGGGATGGTGGTTCTAGGAAAATTCGTTTTATTTACCTGGTAAACCTAACATCGTTTAAATTGACTAATTGTCCTAACCAC GGCACAGTAACTCCGCTTTACTTGGGAGCTGATCTCCTCTCTAACACAGATATCCGAACAGAAAACCATCCCAGATACCATGCCAGGTTTGCCAAAAAAGGGCTCGCCACAAAAATAAATTTTTCCTCAG CATTCAGGTTCCAGGGGTTGAAGGTGCCTGCTGCTAATAACAGTCTGTGGTTCTACAGCATTCAAGGACTTTTTCGAGTTGCCTTTGAAATGTTCAGTAAGCAAGATCAGCTTGCAGTGCTGGAGAACTTCCAG GAGGTCTGGAAATCACAGATAAATGAAAGCCCTCTGAAAATGACCTACAGCCTCAGTGTGCAGCTCGACTGTTTATTGTCTGCTGATGTGTCTGATGAGTCAAAGAGTGGAATGCCAGGGCATCATTACCAGGCCGACGGAGACATGGTGCATGTGTGTGATGGTGGGACAGTGGATACATCAGCAGACCATGATTATTGCTCCTCTTCAAGACATGGTTTGCAAACTGAGCAAAGCCAGATGATTGTAGATGCACTCACAGAAAAGTTGCACAGTTTGGAGGACCAGCTCTCCTCCCCATCTGAAAGTTGTGCAGAACGACTGGAAACTGTACTGTTGCTTTTGACATCTGTCGATCAATACATGAAGGGTAATCTAAAAGAAGAGGATGCAACTGAAACAGTTTTGGCCCTACTTAAGGCTGAGGACTGGGTCAAAGACTCTGTGTATTCCAGCTACCTGCTTACCTGTGTAGGGCGTTGGCTCGGCCAGCAGTTCCACGCAGCCAACAGCAGCATCAGCCAGAGAGTAGAGGGCTTCAAAGTTCAGCACATTGAGCGAATAAGTGACTTGCCGCCTGCTGAGGAACTGACTGCAGAGTTGTTCCCTGAAGCTATGCAGACACTGCTGCTTCACTGGATGGGCTTCTGTGAAGAGGCAACGCTAGAGAAGAGGCATAGCGAATACCCGATCCTGCTCCTCATTTTAGAGTTTGCAAACCATAACCTCATTACTGGTGTAGCTCATGTGTTGTACTCAAGTCTTATATGCAAGTGA
- the si:ch211-110p13.9 gene encoding uncharacterized protein si:ch211-110p13.9 isoform X3, with protein MPAFRFQGLKVPAANNSLWFYSIQGLFRVAFEMFSKQDQLAVLENFQEVWKSQINESPLKMTYSLSVQLDCLLSADVSDESKSGMPGHHYQADGDMVHVCDGGTVDTSADHDYCSSSRHGLQTEQSQMIVDALTEKLHSLEDQLSSPSESCAERLETVLLLLTSVDQYMKGNLKEEDATETVLALLKAEDWVKDSVYSSYLLTCVGRWLGQQFHAANSSISQRVEGFKVQHIERISDLPPAEELTAELFPEAMQTLLLHWMGFCEEATLEKRHSEYPILLLILEFANHNLITGVAHVLYSSLICK; from the exons ATGCCAG CATTCAGGTTCCAGGGGTTGAAGGTGCCTGCTGCTAATAACAGTCTGTGGTTCTACAGCATTCAAGGACTTTTTCGAGTTGCCTTTGAAATGTTCAGTAAGCAAGATCAGCTTGCAGTGCTGGAGAACTTCCAG GAGGTCTGGAAATCACAGATAAATGAAAGCCCTCTGAAAATGACCTACAGCCTCAGTGTGCAGCTCGACTGTTTATTGTCTGCTGATGTGTCTGATGAGTCAAAGAGTGGAATGCCAGGGCATCATTACCAGGCCGACGGAGACATGGTGCATGTGTGTGATGGTGGGACAGTGGATACATCAGCAGACCATGATTATTGCTCCTCTTCAAGACATGGTTTGCAAACTGAGCAAAGCCAGATGATTGTAGATGCACTCACAGAAAAGTTGCACAGTTTGGAGGACCAGCTCTCCTCCCCATCTGAAAGTTGTGCAGAACGACTGGAAACTGTACTGTTGCTTTTGACATCTGTCGATCAATACATGAAGGGTAATCTAAAAGAAGAGGATGCAACTGAAACAGTTTTGGCCCTACTTAAGGCTGAGGACTGGGTCAAAGACTCTGTGTATTCCAGCTACCTGCTTACCTGTGTAGGGCGTTGGCTCGGCCAGCAGTTCCACGCAGCCAACAGCAGCATCAGCCAGAGAGTAGAGGGCTTCAAAGTTCAGCACATTGAGCGAATAAGTGACTTGCCGCCTGCTGAGGAACTGACTGCAGAGTTGTTCCCTGAAGCTATGCAGACACTGCTGCTTCACTGGATGGGCTTCTGTGAAGAGGCAACGCTAGAGAAGAGGCATAGCGAATACCCGATCCTGCTCCTCATTTTAGAGTTTGCAAACCATAACCTCATTACTGGTGTAGCTCATGTGTTGTACTCAAGTCTTATATGCAAGTGA
- the zcchc8 gene encoding zinc finger CCHC domain-containing protein 8 → MTTKEEKLGKMSDVDFGDRELFQQLEDSEPFVPRHIRFTNDDDDQDESNQLQIKLEECEASIQRLSEENKVLQRKLNILTRPSGITIDDVNMDGPLLQVLYTNSSISKQCRQEIEDCICSVFLKHQKPKSEKSKTLFHIKPQNSAFALDEDPQKLSTSSVKTTTEAFKVVGSVLYFATFGVDKLGQPLVNENPQLTDGWDVPIYQQVFNQVIGADGHEVEMKDKRPKNMCFNCGESSHQLRDCPKPKDMAAINERRKEFNQNNNAAIQSNQRYHADEVVERFAKFKPGIISDELLTALGVEGNTLSPLIYRMRQLGYPPGWLKEAEMENSGLSLYDGKDGSETPGSLSQNISYDVSKLVDFPGFNVPAPHKMKDEFMHYGSIPMQNSHMKQNYAAYLSDNFPQPGATSSNKRQHESDSSLQLRKRNKLSPDRCSDRSSDMDVESDPGMPYAHGPADFQFQPPLPPSSGSGSPCFSSPPPLPQGTPPSTPTPPPLPKGTPPPTPNNGSPALPGRYSNWTVVDEAVGEDDLTLEELEEQQRQIWAALENADTTTNSDSGTPALGTPAPSSPSVSTPARMDTEMEEFEEPVDTVRPVEPCNSNENQQEPDVPEICAQSPRQIKVEEETPQSPEPIRSQDDSPQSPEPEVCNLGSGNLASPAQMEKIASVPHRSKFAAGIVPFEDTPEFTEVAEATGTYLRIRDLLKFSPRNLTKKK, encoded by the exons ATGACaactaaagaagaaaaactaGGAAAAATGTCCGACGTTGATTTCGGTGATCGTGAGCTCTTTCAGCAGCTTGAGGACTCGGAGCCGTTTGTCCCGAGGCACATTCGTTTCACAAATGACGATGACGACCAGGATGAGTCGAACCAACTTCAGATTAAGCTCGAAGAGTGTGAAGCCAGCATTCAGAGACTGTCTGAGGAGA ATAAAGTCTTGCAACGAAAACTGAATATTTTGACACGACCTAG TGGAATCACCATTGATGATGTCAACATGGATGGACCCCTGCTCCAGGTTCTTTATACAAATAGTAGCATATCAAA GCAGTGTCGTCAAGAAATTGAAGACTGCATCTGCAGTGTGTTCTTGAAGCACCAGAAACCAAAAAGTGAAAAATCGAAAACTTTGTTTCACATTAAGCCACAG AACTCAGCTTTTGCTTTGGATGAAGATCCCCAGAAGTTGTCCACCAGTAgtgtgaaaacaacaacagaagCATTTAAA GTGGTTGGAAGTGTTTTATATTTTGCTACCTTTGGTGTTGACAAACTTGGACAGCCTCTGGTGAATGAAAACCCTCAGTTGACAGATGGATGGGACGTTCCAAT CTATCAACAAGTTTTCAACCAAGTCATTGGAGCGGATGGACATGAAGTAGAAATGAAAGACAAAAG ACCCAAGAATATGTGTTTTAACTGCGGTGAGAGCAGCCATCAGCTTAGAGACTGTCCCAAG CCTAAAGACATGGCTGCTATTAATGAGCGAAGAAAGGAGTTTAATCAGAACAACAACGCAGCCATTCAGAGTAACCAGCGTTACCATGCAGATGAAGTGGTGGAGCGCTTTGCTAAATTCAAGCCCGGAATCATTAG TGATGAGCTGTTGACCGCCCTGGGAGTTGAAGGCAACACTCTCTCTCCTCTGATTTATCGGATGAGGCAGCTGGGTTACCCACCAGGTTGGCTGAAAGAAGCAGAGATGGAAAATTCTGGCTTATCACTGTATGATGGAAAAG ATGGCAGTGAAACTCCTGGCAGCCTGTCACAAAACATCTCTTACGATGTTTCCAAACTGGTGGATTTCCCAGGCTTCAATGTGCCAGCACCTCACAAAATGAAAGAT GAGTTCATGCATTATGGTTCGATTCCGATGCAGAACAGCCACATGAAGCAGAACTATGCAGCGTACCTATCTGACAACTTCCcccag CCTGGTGCCACCTCCTCCAACAAGAGACAACACGAGTCTGACTCCTCTTTGCAGCTGAGGAAAAGGAATAAGTTAAGTCCTGATCGGTGCTCAGACAGAAGCTCAGATATGGATGTTGAATCAG ATCCGGGGATGCCTTATGCTCACGGCCCTGCAGACTTCCAGTTCCAGCCTCCCCTCCCTCCCAGCTCTGGCTCTGGCTCTCCTTGTTTCAGTTCACCCCCTCCTTTACCACAGGGCACACCCCCTTCTACTCCCACTCCTCCACCTCTTCCAAAAGGAACACCTCCACCTACACCCAACAACGGCTCTCCAGCTCTGCCAGGGCGTTACAGTAACTGGACAGTAGTTGATGAGGCTGTGGGAGAAGATGATCTGACTCTGGAGGAACTGGAAGAGCAGCAGAGGCAGATCTGGGCAGCTCTGGAAAATGCAGACACAACCACTAATAGTGATAGTGGGACTCCTGCTTTAGGAACACCTGCACCCAGTTCACCAAGTGTTTCTACGCCAGCGCGCATGGATACAGAGATGGAAGAGTTTGAAGAGCCAGTGGACACAGTGAGACCTGTTGAACCTTGCAACAGCAATGAGAATCAGCAGGAACCAGACGTACCAGAGATTTGCGCTCAAAGCCCCAGACAGATTAAAGTTGAGGAAGAGACTCCTCAAAGCCCCGAGCCCATCAGGTCCCAGGATGATAGTCCTCAAAGCCCCGAGCCAGAGGTCTGTAATTTGGGGTCTGGAAATTTAGCTTCTCCTGCACAAATGGAGAAGATCGCATCTGTTCCTCATCGAAGCAAGTTTGCAGCTGGTATCGTTCCATTTGAAGATACACCTGAGTTCACAGAAGTAGCAGAGGCCACAGGAACGTACTTGCGTATCAGAGACTTGCTTAAATTTTCCCCTCgaaatttgacaaagaaaaaataA